The genome window TTTGAACAATTACAATGTGAGGAATTAATCTCTGATCATAAATGATGGAAAATTATTTTTAGCCGTCTTCTTAATTTTCTTCGATACCTTAAAACTAGCAATGGATTCTACGATACCAAAGGCGAGAAAGTTGGTAAGTAAAGACGAGCGCCCATAGCTGATAAAAGGTAGAGGAATCCCCGTAATGGGGGCGAGTCCCACCGTCATGGCAATGTTGATAATAGCCTGAAAAGCAATCATCGCTAAAACCCCAATGGCAATTAAAGAGCCAAAATTATCTTTTGCTCTGGTGGCAATGTACACCAAACGCCAACATACCAGCCAGATTAACACTAATACTACCGCAGAACCGACAAAACCGAACTGATCGGCGATCGCACTGAAAATGAAGTCCGTATGTTGTTCGGGAACAAAATCAAGTTGAGTTTGACTGCCATTCATAAAACCGTTGCCCCATAGCCCCCCAGAGCCGATGGCAATGCGGGATTGAATTAGATGGTACCCCCCCCCTAAAGGGTCTTGTTCGGGGTCAAGGAAGAGCGTAATTCGGGCTTTCTGATAATCTTTGAGCAGATTCCACAAAAAACCGCCCAATTTTCCAGCGCTGTAATTAATAAATAATACTAAAATACTCCATAAGGCGCGATCAGGTAAAGTAAACCAAGCAATTAAGACCATTAGAGCCGTAAAAACCACCCAACCAGGCAAAAACAAGTTAAACAAAAAGGCACAAAATAAAGGTGAAATCATCAACAGAATCCAACCAAAGTTGGCATTAGCCCAATAAAGCATTGCCAAAGTTACCACCCCAAAAACTAAGGATGTACCTAAATCTGGTTGAATAAAAATTAATGCCCAAGGCACAATTACCACCGCCAATGCTTTAAAAATACTAGATAACTTCGAGGCATCTTGATGATGGAGGATAGCGGCAAGGGTGATAATAAGACCTAATTTTGCAAATTCGGAAGGTTGCACATTAAAACCAGCAATGTTAATCCAACGAGGGGCGCCATTGACGGTTATTCCCGCAAAAATAACCACTAGCAATGATATATTAGTCAGTGCATATAATAGCCAATGGAATTTTAAGAGGGAGTCATATCGCCAACGACTTAAACCAATGAGACAGCCTAAGCCAATGATGCCCATGATTAACTGCTGTTGCCAGTTATCCCCTTGTTCATAAACTTGGGTGGTGTAGATAGTGACACAGCTAATGGCGGTTAAAATTACTGTCAGGATGATTAAAAACCAATCTTTTGATCTTTGAGAAGTTATCATTTTATGATTAATGTGTGGGGAATAGCCCATGGAAATTTAGTTTTTACAAGGTCAATTTAAACCTGATGTTTTGTAGTTCAATACTAATTAGCTAGATGGTAGCGAATAATTAGAGTTATTGTGGTGTTTTCTAATTATTATTCTGGGCAGAATGTTTGTTATATCGGAGATATAAGGGGTTTTAACCCCTTGTAATACATTAGGTTTTGTTTTTTTTATCTAATGTACAGTTTTAGATAATTATGCTAACGCCATTATGGATACTTTAGCGGCTATTTGTTGAGAAATTTTGACAAGGGCTTTGGCTGATTCTGACTCAGGATGGGCGACGGTGACGGGAATACCATTATCTCCTCCTTCCCTCACGGACATTTCGATGGGGATACAGCCGAGTAAGGGTACTTGTAATTCTTTGGAGGCTTTTTCTCCTCCCCCAGAGCCAAAAATATCATAACTACGGTTTTCCATATCGGGGGGAATAAAATAACTCATATTCTCAACGATACCGAGGATATTAGTTCCTAATTGCTCAAACATTTTCAAACCACGACGGGCATCTTGTAAGGAAACAGTTTGCGGAGTCGTGACAATGACGGCGCCTGCGAGGGGTACTGCTTGGGCGAGGGTTAGTTGGGCATCCCCTGTGCCGGGGGGCATATCCACGATTAAATAATCTAATTCCCCCCAGTTGACTTGATAAAGGAATTGACGGATAATACCGTTTAACATGGGGCCACGCCACATGACGGGTTGATCTGGATCGATTAAAAAGCCCATGGATACCATCTTAATGCCATGGTTGAAGAGAGGTTCTAAAATGTCTCCTGCGGGGGATTTGGTGACGTTGATGGGGGCATTTACTAACCCTAACATGGTGGGGGCATTGGGCCCGTATATATCTGCGTCCAATAGACCAACTTTTGATCCTGCTTGGGCAAGGGCGATCGCCACGTTAACGGCTACGGTACTTTTACCTACTCCCCCTTTACCGCTGGAAATGGCAATAATATTCTTTACTTTATCAACGGAGGTGCGATCGGGCAAAGGTTTTTGGGAAGGGGTTTCGGCGGTTACTTCTACCGATACTTTTTCCACCCCCGACAAGGTTTTAACGGCTTTTTCACAATCTTCTACAATAAACTCTCTTAAAGGGCAAGAAGGGGTAGTTAATACTAGGGTAAAACTGACATCTCCCCCCTCTACTTTTACGTTGCGAATCATGTTCAATTCCACTAAACTTTTTTGTAGTTCTGGATCTTGAACTGGTTTTAAAACTTCTAAAACAGATTGGGTATCAACCATGGTTTAATAAATATTCTCTTATAGTTCTGAAATGTTAAATCATTCCCCTATAAGTAAATATATCATCGTTGAGAATTGATAATTGAGAATTGATAATGAATTTTCATATCATCAGGGTTGAACACTATTCAACCCCTACGGACTAATTAACTGTCAAAGTTGCTGATAATGGCATCGGCAAATTCAGAACATTTCAAAGGAGGTTCGACAGGGGGAGTCATCATCCTTGCTAAATCATAGGTTACTTGCCTAGAGGCGATCGCACGGCTAATGCCATCACGAATCAAATCAGCAGCTTCCTGCCACCCCATAAACTCCAGCATCATTACCCCCGAAAGAATTACCGAACCGGGATTAATTCTATCTAATCCAGCGTGTTTAGGGGCTGTGCCATGGGTAGCTTCAAAAATAGCACAATTATCCCCAATATTGGCACCAGGACCCATACCCAAACCACCCACAATGGCCGCTGCCGCATCAGAAAGATAATCTCCGTTGAGGTTCATGGTAGCTAAGATAGAATACTCATCAGGACGGGTTTGGATTTGTTGAAAAATACTGTCGGCGATGCGATCGTTTACCATTACCTTATCCTGCCACTTACCATCCCCATGGGTATCCCAGATAGAAGCCAAAACTCCCTCCACCTCAGCACATATCGCCTCTTTTTTCTCGGGGGTTAAGCCATCATACCCGGGGTCAATTTTACGAGCATTATCTTCGATGGAAATATCAGAATTAGCCTCCTTATTACCCAAAATCCAAGACTCTCTTTCGGTTACACACACATCACGAAATTCCGTCACCGCAAGTTCATAACCCCAATCACGGAAAGCCCCTTCAGTGTATTTCATAATATTACCCTTATGCACCAAAGTAACCATTTGTTTCTCCTTGGGCAGACGGAGAGCGTTTTCCATGGCACGACGCACCAAACGCTGAGAGCCAGTTTTACTAATGGGTTTAATCCCAATCCCTGCATCGAGGGGAATTTTTTTATTTTTATGCTCAGGGGTAGCAGGAATCAAGTCATCATTGAGTATGCCAATCAACTTTAGACCAATTTCCGAACCTTCCTTCCATTCAATCCCTAAATAAATATCCTCTGTGTTTTCCCGATATACAATTACATCTAATTTTTCAGGGCTTTTGTGGGGGGAAGGAGTACCCTGATAGTAACGACAAGGGCGTACACAGGCATATAAATCAAAAATTTGTCGTAGAGCAACGTTTAAAGAGCGAATACCACCTCCTACGGGGGTTGTAAGGGGTCCTTTGATGGCGATACCATACTCCCGAATAGCCGTTAAAGTGTCCTCTGGTAAATATTGAAAAGTACCGTACTTTTCACAGGCTTCATCCCCTGCATAGATTTTAAACCAGTTGATTTTACGTTTACCGCCGTAAGCCTTAGCCACAGCGGCATCAATAACTTTCTCTGAAGCAGGCCAAATATCTACCCCTGTACCATCTCCACGGATAAAGGGAATAATGGGATCATCAGGAACAATGGGTTTACCATTTTCAAACTTAACTTTAGTACCTTCTTGAGGGGGGGTCAATTTTTCAAACATATTCGGTTGCCTTATCAAAAGTTATAAATTGCGTGATTACAAGATCATAATATATCAAGGGTTTGTCATTTAAATGTCAAAATTAAACTTCTTTTTTTTGATCTTGTGAAATTGCAAAGGTATTTTCTCAATTCATCATTCCCTAATATTATCAACTAAATGGAAGCATCAAATTTTCACCATTCCCCATTGCCTATTCCCCATTCCCTACTAAATAATTGACAATGGACAATAGACAATGGACAATGGACAATTAATTTCTAATCCATATTGTTTGCTTGCTTCTTGTATCGGTAGCAATTATTGATTATTTCTTTCTATTATTCTTTTTGTTATGTCCATTAAAAATGTCGGTTTAATTATTGAAATTCCTTTGGCTATTTCTTCTTTTATTTTTGCGAAAGTAAATAAATTTTTGATCGGCAATCTTTACACTATTTATTTAAAGGTTAATCAAAAAAAAGCTAATCAATGGCGGGTAATTGATAATCAATTGGTGTCTTCTGCTATTAATATGGGGGTACTGATGACTAAAGCACCCCGTTGGAATACCCATGCTATTATCGGAACTTTGGGCCCTTTTATGGTGGAAAATGACCTTAGTTTAGAGGTAGCTTCGGCGAACAATTCCGCTAAATCTTGGTTTGCGATTTTTTATAGTTTTCCCAATTACGATACCATCGACACTATTGCTTCAAAGGTTGATAATCAGGAGCAGTGGCAATCAATTAAACTAAAAAAAGGAAAATATACCATCGGCTTAAGGTATTACAATTATGGAGAAAAATTAACCTTACCTGCGGTAAGAATAGACGGTAAAGAATTTACTCCTACCAAGAAAATACCTAATGATAGTAATGGTTTTTATAAAACTATAATTCAGAAAAAAAACTGGTATTTTTTAGCTATTCATTATTACATTTATACTGTTTTAAAACTGAAAATATATTTGCCTGATTCCTTTGTTAAGTATGAATTTTTACCCGTAGGGGCGATCGATACCAAATTTTATTATGATGCTTTAGATAAAGGGGAAATCCTGACTATTGAAGTTGATCAAAATACCCTTAATAAATATGATATTTATATTACCATCTACGATCGCACTAGCCTTCCCATACAATGGTTTCAATTAAAAGATTTGACAGAAAAAACTAAACCAGTAACAAACAAAGGCTACTATCTAATTAGGGTGAGAAATCAAGGAAAACCACCCCAAGAATTTACCGATTTGCACATTACTTTAAATACATCTTTTAACAAATAAATCCATGCAAATATTAACTCAAAATAATTTTCCTGATGTTGCTTTTATTGCTGATAACGCCTCTGTCATGGGGGATGTCACCCTCGGAGAAGGAGTTAGTATCTGGTATTCTGCCGTAGTCAGGGCGGATGTGGAGAAAATAATAATTGGTGATTATACTAACATTCAAGATGGAGCCGTATTGCATGGAGACCCAGGCAAAGTTACTATCTTAGAAGAATATGTCACCGTAGGGCATCGGGCGGTAATTCATTCTGCCCACATTGGGAAGGGATGTTTAATCGGCATTGGGGCGGTGGTTTTAGATGGAGTCACCGTGGGAGAAGGTAGTATTATTGGTGCTGGTTGTATCGTCACCAAAGATGTACCACCCTATTCTTTAATGGTAGGTATTCCTGCCAAAAAAGCGAAGGATGTGACTTCTACTCAACAAAAAGAATTAATTGAACACGCTATGAAGTATTATCAATTAGGGTTATATCATCGAGGTAGAAGTAACCATAAGGGTTTTGAGTAAGGATTATTAGTTGTCATTGGTGATTTTTTCCAGCGCACCTTAACCGTTAAGTAAAAAATAAACACTAATATAAATAGCTGAAACCATTAATTGAGCAATGGTAATGGGTAAACCATAACGCAAAAAAGTACCATAAGAAATCGTTTTCCCGTGCAACTCAGCCACCCCAGCCCCCACAATATTAGCAGAAGCCCCTACTAGGGTGGCATTTCCCCCCAAAGTAGCCCCAAACATCATCGCAAAAAATAAAGGCAACACCACCGAAGGATAATTGCCACTAAAATCATTTTGTAGCACCTCTGCCCCTACTAATCCTGCACTAAATAAATATTCTTTTAACAGAGGTATCATCCCTACCACCAGAGGAATATTAGGTATAACCGCCGATAAAGCACCCACTACAAAGATTAAAACAATAGAAGCCATAAAAATATTTTGCCCCAACAAAAAACCAAAAATATTGGAAATGTTACTAATAACCCCTGTTTTTTCCAATCCCCCAATTAAGACAAATACGGACATGAAAAAAAGTAAGGTACTCCAATCTACATCCTTTAAGATATTTTGTACCGTGTCAATTTTACTTTGATGGGCTAACAATAAAGCTAAAGTTGCCCCCATTAAAGCAACAGCTGCGGGGGAAAGGGGTATGGGTAATAAATCTCCAAATATAAAAAATAGCAGTA of Cyanobacterium sp. HL-69 contains these proteins:
- a CDS encoding rod shape determining protein RodA; amino-acid sequence: MGYSPHINHKMITSQRSKDWFLIILTVILTAISCVTIYTTQVYEQGDNWQQQLIMGIIGLGCLIGLSRWRYDSLLKFHWLLYALTNISLLVVIFAGITVNGAPRWINIAGFNVQPSEFAKLGLIITLAAILHHQDASKLSSIFKALAVVIVPWALIFIQPDLGTSLVFGVVTLAMLYWANANFGWILLMISPLFCAFLFNLFLPGWVVFTALMVLIAWFTLPDRALWSILVLFINYSAGKLGGFLWNLLKDYQKARITLFLDPEQDPLGGGYHLIQSRIAIGSGGLWGNGFMNGSQTQLDFVPEQHTDFIFSAIADQFGFVGSAVVLVLIWLVCWRLVYIATRAKDNFGSLIAIGVLAMIAFQAIINIAMTVGLAPITGIPLPFISYGRSSLLTNFLAFGIVESIASFKVSKKIKKTAKNNFPSFMIRD
- a CDS encoding type gamma zinc-dependent carbonic anhydrase, with protein sequence MQILTQNNFPDVAFIADNASVMGDVTLGEGVSIWYSAVVRADVEKIIIGDYTNIQDGAVLHGDPGKVTILEEYVTVGHRAVIHSAHIGKGCLIGIGAVVLDGVTVGEGSIIGAGCIVTKDVPPYSLMVGIPAKKAKDVTSTQQKELIEHAMKYYQLGLYHRGRSNHKGFE
- the icd gene encoding NADP-dependent isocitrate dehydrogenase Icd; this encodes MFEKLTPPQEGTKVKFENGKPIVPDDPIIPFIRGDGTGVDIWPASEKVIDAAVAKAYGGKRKINWFKIYAGDEACEKYGTFQYLPEDTLTAIREYGIAIKGPLTTPVGGGIRSLNVALRQIFDLYACVRPCRYYQGTPSPHKSPEKLDVIVYRENTEDIYLGIEWKEGSEIGLKLIGILNDDLIPATPEHKNKKIPLDAGIGIKPISKTGSQRLVRRAMENALRLPKEKQMVTLVHKGNIMKYTEGAFRDWGYELAVTEFRDVCVTERESWILGNKEANSDISIEDNARKIDPGYDGLTPEKKEAICAEVEGVLASIWDTHGDGKWQDKVMVNDRIADSIFQQIQTRPDEYSILATMNLNGDYLSDAAAAIVGGLGMGPGANIGDNCAIFEATHGTAPKHAGLDRINPGSVILSGVMMLEFMGWQEAADLIRDGISRAIASRQVTYDLARMMTPPVEPPLKCSEFADAIISNFDS
- the mrp gene encoding ATP-binding protein involved in chromosome partitioning Mrp, encoding MVDTQSVLEVLKPVQDPELQKSLVELNMIRNVKVEGGDVSFTLVLTTPSCPLREFIVEDCEKAVKTLSGVEKVSVEVTAETPSQKPLPDRTSVDKVKNIIAISSGKGGVGKSTVAVNVAIALAQAGSKVGLLDADIYGPNAPTMLGLVNAPINVTKSPAGDILEPLFNHGIKMVSMGFLIDPDQPVMWRGPMLNGIIRQFLYQVNWGELDYLIVDMPPGTGDAQLTLAQAVPLAGAVIVTTPQTVSLQDARRGLKMFEQLGTNILGIVENMSYFIPPDMENRSYDIFGSGGGEKASKELQVPLLGCIPIEMSVREGGDNGIPVTVAHPESESAKALVKISQQIAAKVSIMALA